The nucleotide window ATGTGTGTCAATCCTAAACCAGAACCTTCAGTGGTCGTAAATGCGTACTCAAATATCTTATTCTGAATCTCCTTTGAAACTCCAATTCCATTATCTCTAAATCTTAATAATAATGTTTCAGTATTTGGGCTGTCAAAATCGACCTCGATCTTACCTTTAAAATTAATATTTGACTCATTTAATTTTTTTGCAGATATCGCCTTTTTTGAATTATTTATCAGATTATCTAAAACTATGGTAATTTCAAGTGGCTTAAATTTTGTCACAAAATCTTTCAAATCATTGTCATAAACAATAAAATCAATAGTGGATCCAAAAAACGGTTTGGAAATATTTATTAAATATTCTTCAATAAAAGCTTTTAAGTCTAAATACGAATCTTTAGAGTCTATTTTAAAATTAGCCTTTGTAGCAAATTTTGATATTGAATAAATCTTGTTCAATTCAAAATTAAGATTAGAAAAAACATCCTTCAACTGTTTATTTGAAATTTCAATATTATTTTCTAGTCTATAAATAGTTCCTTTAACATAATTTTGTATCGTTCCGGTTGAAATACCAATTAAATGCATAAGATTTACAATATCATCTAAATCTTGTGACTTTACCGATTTTAGGAAAAGATTTTGAGATCTTGTCTCATTGAGTTCATTTTTGGCTTTTTCAACTTCCGCATTCGCTTTAGCAAGCTCATCCTTTGCAGAGTTTACTTCATCAGCTGCCTTTTTTGATTTTTCTTCTGCCTCTCTTTGTTTTAGCTGAGCGTCTTCTAACTCTTTTCTGAGCTGTAAAATTATATTAGATTGTTCTTTATTTCGGTTTTTATATAATTGCAATTGTAATATACCATGAGAAGTCGCTTCATTCATTGTAAAGCGATTTAAAGAATTTAATTCTTTTTCTAGTGCTTTGTCTTGTTCCGCTTTTCGTAAAAGTATTTGATTTAAAGAATCAATATCTATTTTATGTTTCTCAAAATCATCTAAAATTCTTTCAAATTCTTTTTCAGAATTTTCTTTTTCTATTTGAATTTTTTCTAAAATAAGCTCCTCATTTATATATAATTCTAAGACAGTATCCGCACGAGCACCAATAATATTATGTATACTTTCATAAACCCTATTTCGTTTGACATCAGCTTCTTCTCTAAATAATAAATCTTCTTCCTTTGTTTCTCCTGAAATGATTTTTTTTTCTATTTCAGCTATCTTATTTTTTAATTCCTCTGGAATACTATCCCAATCTAGACCTTCAACCACATATCTTTCTAATCTACGAAGCGTTTTAAAAAAATAGCTTTTGTTATCATCCCTTAAAGTTAACGCCTTATAATTTTCATTTTTAACAATACCTTCTCGACTCGAAACTATCTGAAAGTCATTATTATCATCTAAGATTTCTATACGTCCAACAAATTCTCTCAAACCAATAAATCTTGCAAAACCCTGAGCTTTTCTCTGATCTATTCCCAACCAATCATTCCCGACTTCACCATATGGTGGTATTCTAAAACCGTTTATAAATAAAAATATTGATCCATAATCAACCGATCTAATTCCAGTTTGTTTAGTAAAAAAAGCTTTTGCATAAGGATTGAGATAATACAAAGTAATACTTGCATTTTTTATTAGAGGGTAATATTCATTTAATTCCTTGATCCAAAAAATCGTTTCACCTTTATCTTTTAATTCCGTGTAAATAACACTACCATTCTCAATGATAGAACTTTCGATACTTGTGCTTTGAAAATCTAATTTTTCAAAAATTGTATTTTCAACCTGTCCTAAAAATTTTTTATGGCCCTCAAGTAAACTATTTTCAGATTCAAATTCTGGCGCACTGATAAAAATGCCAAAATCATTTTTTTCGAATGCCTGATTTGGATTAATTAATTTTTCTAAATATTTTTTTAAATTGGTAAACTTTTCAGTGTCCCAAAAAGTATTACCATCTTTATCAGTTTCAGAATAAACCCATTTACTCCTTAATTTAATAATTTCCAAAACTACTCCATGGTTTGAGATATCAAATCCTAATAAATCAAATTCACTTTTATTTAGAAAAGAATAATCTAAGATTATTTCATTAATTTCCTTTTTTATATCATTGACCTCAAATAATTTCCAATCAATACTTAATTTTAAAAATTCATTATCTGCACCTGTTTTAGTATAGAGATTCAAATATTCCCCTAGGCGGTCACAAGAAAATCTACCAACTCCCTTTGCCCCCGCCATCATCCTATTGTATTGATGATTATTTTCTTTTTTCTCAGAATAGGCTATATTTAACCATTTATTCTGGATGTCGGTAAAATTCATACCGACTCCATCATCTTCAATAATAATTCTCGAAGTATTTTTAGAAAATTGTTCGACACTTAAATCATCATTTTCTTTCAAATTCTTAAATGTGACTTTAACTTTTTTAGCATCAGCGTCAAATGAGTTCTTAACTAATTCTAAAATCGCAATATTATCATCATTAATAAGATCTTTTCCAATGATGTTTTTAATTTGGATATTTGTTTTAAAATGTAAATTCTCTCTGCTCATTTGGTATTAGTAATTTTATTAATGAAATACCAGCTTGTTCTGCAAACAATGGTGGAATAGCATTTCCTATTTGAGTATATCGTGGAACCTCCTGCGTTCTCCTTTTTCCACCAGTTGTATATTTACCTTGAAATTCGTACCAATCAGGAAAGGACTGTATACGCGCATATTCTCTAACCGTAAGTATACGAGGTTCAGAATAATGGATATAATCATCCGGCAAAGTGGTAATTGTAGGACTTTTACTGTCACCACATAATGGAATTATAGTATGTTTTTTTAAATTGTATCTTTCACGGACATCTTTACTTACATCTAAATTTCTACGATTAGTTGATAAATCAAGTATAACTTTAAACCTTTCAGATGTTGCGGGAGTATGTTTGGGGAATCTATGACTATCAGCTATTTCACGTCGTATCCATTTACGCATGTATTTTTGATAAGAAGACTGTTGTTGACCATATTTCCCTGCTTGGAAATTTTTTGTATCTGGCGACTCCTGTGTACCATTTGATCTAAGAAGATCAGAAATAGCATCTTGTAAATTGGTGTCTTTTGATAACCCTCTTTTTTCCAGAAAACTAAAAGATTTAGATTCAAGAGATGAAAAAAAGTTATCCACTATTTCCTGAGAAGAATTTACAATATCGTTTCTGACTCCAATAAGTATAAATCTGGTTCGTTTCTGTGGAACACCATAATCGCCAAAATTTACTAGCTTACCTTTGACATAATATCCAAGGTTTTGTAATTTTTGTGTTACAACCGAAGAGTATGCGATGCCCTTTTCTTTATTTTTTTTGAACTCCATAGTAAAGCCTTTGACGTTCTCAAAAAAAATGACTTTTGGCATAACATATTCGACGAATTTAATATATGAATTTATCAAGTCATTACGTTCATCAGTTTCATTTCGTCTGCCCGCCATTGAAAAGCCTTGGCATGGAGGCCCCCCAGCAACCAGTGAAACACTACCCCTCAAAGACTTTAAATTTTTCTTGTAAGTTCTCAAGACAGAATTTATATCGTGATTCTTTTTAGGCAACCATTCTGGCCAATCAAAATGTTTTTTTTTATTTATTAAATTGTGTTCTAATGTTTTGAAAGCATCTGGATTTTTTTCTATTGCGAATAAACCATTCCAACCTGCGTTATGTAGCCCTAAAGAAAGGCCCCCACAGCCTGCAAAAAGATCGATATATAGGTTGTTAGTTTTCATGTATACAAAATTCGTTTAATATACAAAAGTATTTAATAACTTTTTAAAATAAAAGATTTTTTTTTAATGGAGTAAAGCAATTCATTAACTACAATATTTACCTCATTCTCAAGTAATCTACATGTCTACAAGTTAATGATAAATACATTAAATTTAAATTCCAACATCTGAATTAAATAAGTTTTAATATCTTGGTTAAAACAAAATAATGACACCAACAGATGAAATAACTTTACTATTAGAAGAGAACAGCAAAATAATTGGAACTACCTATACAGGCTCTCCGTATATGGCGATACAAAATATTATTCGCTGTATAGATACAATTCTGCCATTTTATATGCACTCTGAAGAATTATCAGATGAACAAGTTAAAGTTTATAGAAAATTAGTTGAATATGGTTGGCCAAGGCTTTTAAAACCTTATTATTTTAATATTGATATTAACAAGCACTTACCGTTTGCAATTATGACAGACGAGTCAGTAGGCTGGACGACATCAAATATTATTTATTGCGGTAAAATTGAATTATGCAAACAATTAATTTCCTATGATAAAGCTGGTTTAATAAAATTTGAAAAAGTAAATAATCAACATTACACATTTAGATTTATTAATAGTAATAATGATATTGAATCTTTTGATAGAGATAGTTTTGATTTTTTTGTAGACAAGATTGCTAGAAGATTTGTCGAAGAAAAAAGAAAGACAAAATATTTTAATGTAAAAAAGATAAAAACAGATTTCAGAAAACTACTCCTTAATCCTTTCGGTCAGTTGATAAGTTATGATACTACTCCTGAAATTGACGATTACTATAATGAAGAGGGTCATTATAGGCTTTTGATGATGCAGGGATATGATGATTTTGACAATAAAGATATTTTTGGAGGAATTGAATATTGGAAGTATGTAACGATTGTAGAGTTAATTGTAGGAGTTGGAATAAAGCATACCGACGCCTGTTTTATGTTAAAAGAAGAAAATCCTAAAGTATTACTTGAAAATCTTCTAACATATACACAGCCTAAACAAAAAGCAATTAGTGATTATGCTGACTATATGGATTGGTCAGAAGATGAGATAAAACAAATATTTGAAGCAATAACATTGACGAAAGACAACTTTGATTATTACCTGGAGTATCCTTGTACACCGCCACCAATATTTATTGAAGTCGGAGGCGAATTATTAATAAGATCTATTTCAGGTTGTTTTTCAAATCCTTTTTCAATTTTAAACAGGGAACTTAAACGTAAATATAAAAAGGATTATGATAAAGCTGTAAATAATAGAGAAAACAGATTCAGAAATGAATTGTTTAAATTGTTTCCGCAAAATAATGTTATTAAAGTTCCA belongs to Chryseobacterium gleum and includes:
- a CDS encoding ATP-binding protein encodes the protein MSRENLHFKTNIQIKNIIGKDLINDDNIAILELVKNSFDADAKKVKVTFKNLKENDDLSVEQFSKNTSRIIIEDDGVGMNFTDIQNKWLNIAYSEKKENNHQYNRMMAGAKGVGRFSCDRLGEYLNLYTKTGADNEFLKLSIDWKLFEVNDIKKEINEIILDYSFLNKSEFDLLGFDISNHGVVLEIIKLRSKWVYSETDKDGNTFWDTEKFTNLKKYLEKLINPNQAFEKNDFGIFISAPEFESENSLLEGHKKFLGQVENTIFEKLDFQSTSIESSIIENGSVIYTELKDKGETIFWIKELNEYYPLIKNASITLYYLNPYAKAFFTKQTGIRSVDYGSIFLFINGFRIPPYGEVGNDWLGIDQRKAQGFARFIGLREFVGRIEILDDNNDFQIVSSREGIVKNENYKALTLRDDNKSYFFKTLRRLERYVVEGLDWDSIPEELKNKIAEIEKKIISGETKEEDLLFREEADVKRNRVYESIHNIIGARADTVLELYINEELILEKIQIEKENSEKEFERILDDFEKHKIDIDSLNQILLRKAEQDKALEKELNSLNRFTMNEATSHGILQLQLYKNRNKEQSNIILQLRKELEDAQLKQREAEEKSKKAADEVNSAKDELAKANAEVEKAKNELNETRSQNLFLKSVKSQDLDDIVNLMHLIGISTGTIQNYVKGTIYRLENNIEISNKQLKDVFSNLNFELNKIYSISKFATKANFKIDSKDSYLDLKAFIEEYLINISKPFFGSTIDFIVYDNDLKDFVTKFKPLEITIVLDNLINNSKKAISAKKLNESNINFKGKIEVDFDSPNTETLLLRFRDNGIGVSKEIQNKIFEYAFTTTEGSGLGLTHIQEILKKMNAKIEINKEYSDGAEFIITFKKNN
- a CDS encoding DNA cytosine methyltransferase encodes the protein MKTNNLYIDLFAGCGGLSLGLHNAGWNGLFAIEKNPDAFKTLEHNLINKKKHFDWPEWLPKKNHDINSVLRTYKKNLKSLRGSVSLVAGGPPCQGFSMAGRRNETDERNDLINSYIKFVEYVMPKVIFFENVKGFTMEFKKNKEKGIAYSSVVTQKLQNLGYYVKGKLVNFGDYGVPQKRTRFILIGVRNDIVNSSQEIVDNFFSSLESKSFSFLEKRGLSKDTNLQDAISDLLRSNGTQESPDTKNFQAGKYGQQQSSYQKYMRKWIRREIADSHRFPKHTPATSERFKVILDLSTNRRNLDVSKDVRERYNLKKHTIIPLCGDSKSPTITTLPDDYIHYSEPRILTVREYARIQSFPDWYEFQGKYTTGGKRRTQEVPRYTQIGNAIPPLFAEQAGISLIKLLIPNEQREFTF